A window of Dehalogenimonas sp. WBC-2 genomic DNA:
GAGGGGGCGTATATACCAAAGACACCGCATTCTTCTCGCGGCGAATCATCCAGCGGGGTTATCGGCCCTGTCACTTGCTTAATTATATGCCCTTTACTGCGTTTGGTCAATCTCCTGTAAGCGTTTATACCATCTCATTCTGTGATGGTTCATTGACAGTCTATTTCGACAATCAATCACACCAAACAGATAATACTGCCATTGAACACACAATCACAACGATTTGCTTAAACATAGTTCATTGTCTATAATAGACCGCTTGTGGAGATGGAGACGTGTTAGAATTCAATGTGGCGCAACTGGAAAAGTCGCCCATCGGCACCGTCAGGGAATACAAACTCGATGACCGGTTGGACTTGGATGGTCGGGAGATTACTGTTAAAGGCATAGTACAGCTTATACGCACCAACCGTTCGGTACTGGTAAAAGCGAACCTGAAAACAGCTTCACCGTTAGAATGCTGCCGCTGTCTGGAAGAATTCGCCTGTCCGTTGAATGTTGAGTTCCAAGAGGAGTTCTTTCCAACACTGGACGTGTTGAGCGGGCTACCGGCGGAAACCGAGGACGAGGAAGAAAGCTTCAATATCAATGAGCACCATGTCCTGGATATAACAGAGGCGGTTAGACAATATGTCATACTGTCTCAGCCGATGAAACCATTATGCCGGCCAGATTGCGGCGGTATTGTACTCAAATCCAGTCTCTCCTGAAAATGGGAATTGACGTGAATATCTGTGCTATAGTAAGAAACCAAATATTTGCGGTAGTAATTTAATATACAGAAAATGGAGATTCTAGAAAATGCCTGTACCTAAGCGTAAAACAACCCCGTCCCGCCAGGGCGAGCGCCGCAGCCACCTCCATCTTGAGGAGCAGCAACTGGTAGAATGCAAGCAATGCCACCAGCCTAAATTGTCGCATCGGGCTTGCCCCGCCTGCGGCGATTATAATGGTCGGCAGGTTCTTGATATAGAGGGCAAGGCTCAAAAGAAAGCCGAAAAGGCCAAGAAGGAA
This region includes:
- a CDS encoding ribosomal L32-like protein (COG1399 protein, clustered with ribosomal protein L32p); amino-acid sequence: MLEFNVAQLEKSPIGTVREYKLDDRLDLDGREITVKGIVQLIRTNRSVLVKANLKTASPLECCRCLEEFACPLNVEFQEEFFPTLDVLSGLPAETEDEEESFNINEHHVLDITEAVRQYVILSQPMKPLCRPDCGGIVLKSSLS
- the rpmF gene encoding 50S ribosomal protein L32; this translates as MPVPKRKTTPSRQGERRSHLHLEEQQLVECKQCHQPKLSHRACPACGDYNGRQVLDIEGKAQKKAEKAKKEQK